The Siniperca chuatsi isolate FFG_IHB_CAS linkage group LG7, ASM2008510v1, whole genome shotgun sequence genome includes a window with the following:
- the siae gene encoding sialate O-acetylesterase isoform X2, translating to MAETPGIWRVTLHPVEAGGPYNVTAAVQKSTATLTDVLFGDVWLCGGQSNMYFKTSQILNASEELVLAAKYPHVRTFMAALNLSETELTDLIQVELPWSVPTANLAEFSAVCWLFGRYMYENLKYPIGLVESCWGGTPVEAWSSSRALQQCGLEQNKNGPKENSVLWNAMIHPLLNMTIKGALWYQGEENADYHQEQYNCSFPAMIDDWRMAFHQGSGGQTAHDFPFGFVQLSTYKKASTDDGFANIRWHQTADVGFVPNPRMKKTFMAVALDLPDETSPYGTIHPRDKQDVAYRLTLGARAVAYNEKDVPFLGPFPNQILSTRMYLNITYNQTVSVTPSKDIFEICCSGIQAPCGPQSPWVPAPIMQWDLTTVQLSANLCPPADEVAALRYAWRDWPCDFKACPIYSASGILPAPPFIIIRHPAKGNVWKSY from the exons ATGGCAGAAACCCCAG GTATCTGGCGAGTCACCCTTCACCCTGTTGAAGCTGGTGGTCCCTACAATGTGACAGCAGCCGTTCAGAAGAGCACAGCCACTCTGACAGATGTGCTGTTTGGAGACGTTTGGCTGTGTGGAGGGCAGAGCAACATGTACTTTAAAACATCTCAG ATTTTGAATGCATCAGAGGAGCTGGTCCTCGCAGCAAAGTATCCCCATGTGAGGACTTTTATGGCAGCCTTGAACCTGAGTGAAACTGAGCTGACTGATTTGATTCAAGTGGAACTTCCTTGGTCTGTGCCCACAGCAA ATCTGGCAGAGTTCTCTGCAGTGTGCTGGCTCTTTGGACGTTACATGTATGAGAATCTGAAGTATCCCATAGGACTGGTGGAGTCCTGTTGGGGAGGCACACCTGTCGAAGCCTGGTCATCTTCAAGAGCACTGCAGCAGTGTGGActagagcaaaataaaaatgg TCCTAAGGAAAATTCTGTCTTGTGGAATGCAATGATCCACCCGTTGCTCAACATGACCATCAAAGGAGCTCTCTGGTACCAGG GTGAGGAAAATGCAGACTATCATCAAGAGCAGTACAACTGTTCCTTCCCTGCTATGATTGATGACTGGAGGATGGCGTTTCACCAGGGCTCAGGGGGGCAGACAGCTCACGACTTCCCCTTTGGATTTGTCCAG CTGTCCACCTACAAAAAAGCCTCCACAGATGACGGCTTTGCAAACATCCGCTGGCACCAGACAGCCGACGTTGGCTTTGTCCCGAACCCCCGGATGAAGAAAACCTTCATGGCTGTGGCTTTGGATTTACCAGATGAAACCTCACCCTACGGCAC gaTCCATCCCCGAGACAAGCAGGATGTAGCCTACAGACTGACGTTGGGAGCGAGGGCAGTGGCTTATAACGAGAAGGATGTGCCCTTCCTTGGACCTTTCCCCAACCAAATCCTGTCCACTCGAATGTATCTCAACATTACCTACAACCAGACAGTCTCTGTCACACCGTCTAAAGACATCTTTGAG ATTTGTTGCTCTGGGATTCAGGCTCCATGTGGGCCTCAGTCTCCTTGGGTTCCAGCTCCCATCATGCAGTGGGATCTAACCACTGTCCAGTTATCTGCCAATTTGTGTCCGCCTGCTGACGAAGTAGCTGCTCTCAGATATGCATGGAGAGACTGGCCCTGTGACTTTAAAGCCTGTCCAATCTACAGCGCCAGTGGGATTTTACCTGCACCTCCTTTTATTATCATCCGCCATCCAGCCAAAGGAAACGTTTGGAAAAGCTACTGA
- the siae gene encoding sialate O-acetylesterase isoform X1 yields the protein MTLANRAFISFYGRGCLLVMAVTLCIVILIASIHNCDGNLRFASYYGDHMVLQKSPEKAVLWGYGPEGAHVTVFLSGPMQQKTSPVSVTKGIWRVTLHPVEAGGPYNVTAAVQKSTATLTDVLFGDVWLCGGQSNMYFKTSQILNASEELVLAAKYPHVRTFMAALNLSETELTDLIQVELPWSVPTANLAEFSAVCWLFGRYMYENLKYPIGLVESCWGGTPVEAWSSSRALQQCGLEQNKNGPKENSVLWNAMIHPLLNMTIKGALWYQGEENADYHQEQYNCSFPAMIDDWRMAFHQGSGGQTAHDFPFGFVQLSTYKKASTDDGFANIRWHQTADVGFVPNPRMKKTFMAVALDLPDETSPYGTIHPRDKQDVAYRLTLGARAVAYNEKDVPFLGPFPNQILSTRMYLNITYNQTVSVTPSKDIFEICCSGIQAPCGPQSPWVPAPIMQWDLTTVQLSANLCPPADEVAALRYAWRDWPCDFKACPIYSASGILPAPPFIIIRHPAKGNVWKSY from the exons ATGACTTTGGCTAACAGAGCTTTTATCAGCTTTTATGGACGTGGTTGTCTTCTTGTCATGGCAGTAACACTGTGTATTGTTATACTTATAGCTTCTATTCACAACTGTG ATGGGAACCTGCGCTTTGCCTCCTACTATGGAGATCACATGGTGCTGCAAAAGTCTCCGGAGAAAGCTGTGCTGTGGGGCTACGGGCCTGAGGGTGCGCATGTCACCGTCTTCTTGTCAGGACCAATGCAACAGAAAACCTCACCGGTCAGTGTGACAAAAG GTATCTGGCGAGTCACCCTTCACCCTGTTGAAGCTGGTGGTCCCTACAATGTGACAGCAGCCGTTCAGAAGAGCACAGCCACTCTGACAGATGTGCTGTTTGGAGACGTTTGGCTGTGTGGAGGGCAGAGCAACATGTACTTTAAAACATCTCAG ATTTTGAATGCATCAGAGGAGCTGGTCCTCGCAGCAAAGTATCCCCATGTGAGGACTTTTATGGCAGCCTTGAACCTGAGTGAAACTGAGCTGACTGATTTGATTCAAGTGGAACTTCCTTGGTCTGTGCCCACAGCAA ATCTGGCAGAGTTCTCTGCAGTGTGCTGGCTCTTTGGACGTTACATGTATGAGAATCTGAAGTATCCCATAGGACTGGTGGAGTCCTGTTGGGGAGGCACACCTGTCGAAGCCTGGTCATCTTCAAGAGCACTGCAGCAGTGTGGActagagcaaaataaaaatgg TCCTAAGGAAAATTCTGTCTTGTGGAATGCAATGATCCACCCGTTGCTCAACATGACCATCAAAGGAGCTCTCTGGTACCAGG GTGAGGAAAATGCAGACTATCATCAAGAGCAGTACAACTGTTCCTTCCCTGCTATGATTGATGACTGGAGGATGGCGTTTCACCAGGGCTCAGGGGGGCAGACAGCTCACGACTTCCCCTTTGGATTTGTCCAG CTGTCCACCTACAAAAAAGCCTCCACAGATGACGGCTTTGCAAACATCCGCTGGCACCAGACAGCCGACGTTGGCTTTGTCCCGAACCCCCGGATGAAGAAAACCTTCATGGCTGTGGCTTTGGATTTACCAGATGAAACCTCACCCTACGGCAC gaTCCATCCCCGAGACAAGCAGGATGTAGCCTACAGACTGACGTTGGGAGCGAGGGCAGTGGCTTATAACGAGAAGGATGTGCCCTTCCTTGGACCTTTCCCCAACCAAATCCTGTCCACTCGAATGTATCTCAACATTACCTACAACCAGACAGTCTCTGTCACACCGTCTAAAGACATCTTTGAG ATTTGTTGCTCTGGGATTCAGGCTCCATGTGGGCCTCAGTCTCCTTGGGTTCCAGCTCCCATCATGCAGTGGGATCTAACCACTGTCCAGTTATCTGCCAATTTGTGTCCGCCTGCTGACGAAGTAGCTGCTCTCAGATATGCATGGAGAGACTGGCCCTGTGACTTTAAAGCCTGTCCAATCTACAGCGCCAGTGGGATTTTACCTGCACCTCCTTTTATTATCATCCGCCATCCAGCCAAAGGAAACGTTTGGAAAAGCTACTGA